One segment of Carya illinoinensis cultivar Pawnee chromosome 13, C.illinoinensisPawnee_v1, whole genome shotgun sequence DNA contains the following:
- the LOC122291276 gene encoding uncharacterized protein LOC122291276, whose amino-acid sequence MGLFRSQTMRSGDYLEGMINDYVGGKNKMKAQKSVSSRLVTALTCLQFAFAVYATFLLYYMSPAIELRTKPEFTWATKIAQQWKQFIVTPHVLGRYQEASSLIGAEIMPITPSQVCEHEKIDFMQKKSNDVQMIKLKTDLYKEVLDFQSKNVGTETLDQLMSLKSKWDLKGPNKAKVTVILNHFKRKTLCSQLDSLLEQTLPFHHVWVLSFGSPNELSLKRIVESYNDSRISFISSSYDFKYYGRFQMALQTEADLVYILDDDMIPGRKMLQILSHVAGTEKYQNSVLGSIGRILPFRQKDFTFPSYRKFRSKEAGLYLPDPAYDITVDKIVQVDFLSSSWFLSAELVKTLFTETPFTFATGEDLHLSYQLQKYRNAGSFVLPVDANDKETWGDSEHRLAYVSETTVIFKDIVQVRDDQWWKALSTGYITQWAAMNPQKIDALFYAHSVSEIKALAPLLEKFRSTVGKKAYIAVSGGNFCPCEAAATALNWPKLVCKERRFKIFDLAVGSLSGVSKSEVPVLQAVYSSMKGLIKVHNPSVVITVADIDPNVKKALKMATETNSNATTLVLLQRSSISKVLWMADLRSTALPYWNRMRVSINIITQNRAHSLTRLLKSLSNAFYVGDEIPISFNMDSKVDEATIKLVNSFDWPHGPKTLRRRIIQGGLIRAVSESWYPSSDDDYGLLLEDDIEVSPYYYLWIKYALLAYHYDPQVSFPELSSISLYTPKLVEVVKERPKWNPTEFFKHIHPNTPYLHQLPCSWGAVFFPKQWREFYVYMNMRFTENAKENPVQIPKSRTNGWQASWKKFLIDMMYLRGYVSLYPNFPNQASFSTNHMEPGAHISAKDNVVKHDKTDFEVPLLKVDFRTLLPGGKLPAPSRLPSLNLFNQPVSLKGLKAAGAKLGQDVLACNNVTEIVAVDHGTGLPMHCAKF is encoded by the exons ATGGGTTTGTTTCGGAGTCAGACAATGAGAAGTGGGGATTACTTGGAAGGGATGATTAATGATTATGTCGGAGGAAAGAACAAGATGAAAGCTCAAAAGAGTGTCTCATCTCGGCTTGTTACAGCACTTACTTGTCTGCAATTTGCCTTTGCAGTTTATGCAACATTCCTTCTGTACTACATGAGTCCTGCAATAGAGTTGCGAACCAAACCAGAGTTTACATGGGCAACAAAAATTGCACAACAATGGAAGCAATTCATTGTCACGCCACATGTTCTTGGTCGGTACCAGGAAGCCTCCTCTCTCATTGGAGCTGAAATCATGCCAATAACACCATCCCAAGTATGCGAGCATGAGAAAATAGACTTCATGCAGAAGAAGTCCAACGATGTCCAAATGATCAAGTTGAAGACAGACCTTTACAAGGAAGTTTTGGACTTCCAGAGCAAGAACGTTGGAACCGAAACTCTTGATCAGCTCATGTCACTCAAGTCTAAGTGGGATTTGAAAGGTCCAAACAAGGCAAAAGTAACAGTCATCTTGAaccatttcaaaagaaaaactctttGCTCCCAACTGGATTCATTGCTTGAACAGACACTTCCTTTCCACCATGTTTGGGTACTTTCATTTGGCAGCCCAAATGAACTCTCCTTGAAAAGAATCGTAGAAAGCTACAATGATTCAAGAATCAGCTTCATAAGTTCAAGCTATGATTTCAAGTACTATGGAAGGTTCCAAATGGCTTTACAGACAGAAGCAGATCTTGTATACATCCTTGACGATGACATGATTcctggaaggaaaatgctacaGATTTTGTCACATGTAGCTGGGACAGAGAAGTATCAGAACTCGGTTTTGGGAAGTATAGGAAGGATTTTGCCATTCAGACAGAAGGATTTCACGTTCCCAAGCTACAGAAAGTTTCGGTCAAAGGAAGCAGGGCTTTATTTGCCTGACCCTGCTTATGACatcacagttgataaaattGTGCAGGTCGATTTTCTTTCCAGCTCTTGGTTCTTGTCAGCAGAGCTTGTCAAGACGCTTTTCACTGAGACTCCCTTCACCTTTGCAACTGGAGAAGATCTGCATCTTAG CTATCAGCTTCAAAAGTACAGAAATGCTGGCTCCTTTGTTCTTCCGGTTGACGCCAATGACAAGGAAACTTGGGGTGATAGTGAACACCGGCTTGCTTATGTCTCTGAAACTACTGTAATCTTCAAAGATATTGTTCAAGTTCGAGATGATCAATGGTGGAAAGCACTTTCTACTGGTTATATCACTCAGTGGGCAGCAATGAATCCTCAGAAAATTGATGCACTCTTCTATGCCCACTCTGTTTCTGAGATCAAAGCGCTTGCACCCCTTCTTGAAAAGTTCAGGTCTACTGTAGGAAAAAAGGCTTACATTGCCGTCTCTGGAGGCAACTTCTGCCCTTGTGAAGCTGCTGCAACTGCTCTGAACTGGCCAAAGTTGGTATGCAAGGAGAGAAGGTTTAAGATATTTGATCTGGCTGTGGGATCTTTATCGGGAGTGTCAAAATCTGAGGTGCCTGTGCTGCAAGCTGTGTACTCCAGCATGAAAGGTTTGATCAAAGTGCACAATCCCAGTGTCGTGATTACAGTGGCTGACATTGATCCTAATGTGAAGAAAGCTTTGAAGATGGCAACAGAAACTAACTCCAATGCCACAACTTTGGTTCTTTTGCAAAGATCTTCTATATCAAAGGTTCTTTGGATGGCTGATCTACGATCAACAGCATTGCCAT ATTGGAACCGGATGAGGGTGTCGATCAACATTATCACCCAAAACCGAGCTCATTCATTAACAAGGCTTCTCAAATCTCTGAGCAATGCCTTCTATGTTGGGGATGAGATTCCTATCAGCTTCAACATGGACAGTAAAGTGGACGAGGCAACAATCAAACTTGTAAACTCATTCGATTGGCCTCATGGCCCCAAGACCCTCAGAAGGAGGATCATTCAAGGAGGGCTGATTCGAGCCGTTAGTGAGAGTTGGTACCCATCATCAGATGACGATTATGGCCTCCTGCTTGAAGATGATATCGAAGTATCTCCATACTATTATCTATGGATCAAATACGCCCTCTTAGCCTACCACTATGACCCACAAGTGTCTTTTCCAGAGCTTTCCTCCATCTCTCTATACACACCTAAGCTTGTTGAGGTGGTTAAAGAAAGGCCTAAATGGAATCCAACTGAATTCTTCAAGCACATCCATCCAAACACACCTTATCTCCACCAGTTACCCTGCAGCTGGGGTGCTGTTTTCTTCCCCAAGCAATGGAGAGAGTTCTATGTATACATGAACATGAGGTTCACTGAAAATGCCAAGGAAAACCCAGTTCAAATTCCAAAATCTAGAACAAATGGGTGGCAAGCTTCGTGGAAAAAGTTTCTGATAGACATGATGTACCTCAGAGGCTATGTGAGTCTCTATCCCAACTTTCCAAACCAGGCAAGCTTTTCGACCAACCATATGGAACCTGGGGCTCATATTAGTGCAAAGGATAACGTTGTTAAGCACGACAAGACAGACTTTGAGGTGCCATTGTTGAAGGTAGACTTCAGGACACTATTGCCGGGTGGGAAGTTGCCTGCACCGTCAAGATTGCCATCGTTGAACCTGTTTAATCAGCCAGTTTCTCTCAAGGGCCTCAAGGCGGCTGGGGCCAAGTTGGGTCAGGATGTGCTTGCATGTAACAATGTCACGGAGATTGTAGCTGTGGATCATGGAACAGGTCTGCCAATGCACTGTGCAAAGTTCTGA